The following proteins are co-located in the Tachysurus vachellii isolate PV-2020 chromosome 19, HZAU_Pvac_v1, whole genome shotgun sequence genome:
- the LOC132862355 gene encoding uncharacterized protein LOC132862355 isoform X1 — MKGGSEKGMFTQSSPHTEEEEELKEEEEELKEEEEEKSVSGDPFVVVKLEDERDGQEAVRSERSSGGGSALDISLFAPLDSSEDGEEEEERPLSHTHPACWSCAPDQDEHVVSPQKRRRGRRKRAKQTRPRRHGDPAAQSGMRTTEETDDTDELPDHAPPEKCAKSTLWDVPSRKTARPGVWKYFEYFINPEGELEDYGFPTCKLCQLKVACKRGNTSNMLRHLQEHHAFAYREAKRADSLWLDSDSSDSDMKVESDEQNVTSEWFGVVRQSEDDDDEDADYSEYRVPSAPRRKRQVRSAVWKYFRYDEDRRPSCKICGWKLTEGSSGSTSNMRHHLQSLHQIVCPLTKSAGLIITLPEGDETLKLYPPTTPRKSAVWKLFGFIMNSEGVLEENSFPICRLCHQVVASKDGNTSNMYSHLQHHHQAVYAELKHTMAPAGAEQRPDLSPEANELHPPVKRRNSPVWKYFGFAKSPEGELKEDGFPLCKMCHRRVAAKDGTTSNMLNHLRRHHQAEYEEVKLANETLPPSRSDEANDLPELFPPSIVPLSPVWDYFGYPKNADGVIEENERPKCKACRQSIVSKQGILSNMLRHLKFYHDSLFEELKSRTGWRRYRPYKERSRAPPIQANPEELYPPKMALKSGVWKHFGYLRNSKGVVVPDGFPICKLCLRKVSTPRGCTTNMMVHLQRYHTTEFTDMKLTGDDNDDQTHPETGDPGPLSDLCPPQDVLEPVWEHFGYLKDVDGVVQVDGQPTCKLCGVKVSCPGESTKYLYRHLWKKHNAVYLDVKVATSSFRGQDGLVAPVLFPPTHRVKSAVWEHFGYLKDAEGTVVCDGFPICKTCYLNVSAKGGNTTNMFKHLKDHHKSIYDEIRPTGPEETVHDQTSSILYAPDGQNSKVWEHFGYLRNADGTLIEDGAPACKICGVKVTWDGESTSNMMKHLQENHEDVHAESQEAPSNPRTEDEPELPELHPPTQNAYPVWEHFGFLKDAEGSVVFDGFPICKICRQRVESKDGDTRNMFHHLKANHLHVYQQITAAIDKRVYKALELCPPNGRQVDVRLWDHFGYPKNSDGEVEDDGSPVCKICLQKLTVSSRGANLTTSMLRHLRRNHQSVYEEVQEAIGAWRPECNNEKLELFPPTQNVTSSVWEHFGYLKDAEGTVVCDGFPICKLCHQKVPSKGGNTTNMFKHLKDCHRSVYSEIRSAVTNEVFEDLCSAAALHPPSAPCEPTIWEHFGYRKNSDGEVEEDGAPFCKLCLRKLVSRGETTRNMRQHLKENHNTVYTEPEEVLSSLVLELDSGTSDLHPPTRKVKSAVWKFFGYPRDTAGLVLSDGFPICKLCQKKVSAKGGNTTNMFTHLRDYHRTTYNEIKATFDPVRTENEQEPVELHLPTTDALSPVWKYFGYPKNADGAVVCDGCPLCRLCQLKVTAKGGSTTNMLMHLRAYHLDVYKEVKPAVTKKSIYRPFELHPPSGQDDIKLWDHFGYQKSADGELKDDGAPICKICLRKMIKPPTGGTPTTNMLRHLRKKHQSVYNEVQEAITTLRTAWGIEPPELHPPTQNVTSAVWQYFGYLKDADGSVVCDDFPICKLCQQKVASKRRCTTNMFKHLKDYHRTVYDEVRSAVTSETFEDLSLPSDLHPPSGQYNLKLWEYFGYRKSTDGDLVEDGAPICKLCFRKLISKGETTTNMMQHLKENHNAVYTDVQREVNPFTIGGATELPELHPPEHRVRSGVWKHFGYLRDTEGPADCAGFPICKICRSKVSNKGKVTANMTAHLKDHHRNVYDDLKIPDRRPKVVLAENLPELYPPSKQPLSPIWEHFGLPKNADGAIEEDGCPVCRICGKKVSSQDGRKMIRHLHFCHFSVYEELKNAIRASKLGVDAGGQPTDLHPPSKSVRSSVWEYFGYLKNPDGTINVDGRPICKMCFHKVSSHGGNTTNMFKHLEDKHGLSQ; from the exons atgaaagGCGGATCGGAGAAGGGAATGTTTACACAAAGTTCTCCTCACACcgaagaggaggaagagctgaaggaggaggaggaagaactgaaggaggaggaggaagagaaaagcGTCTCCGGAGATCCGTTTGTTGTGGTGAAGCTGGAGGATGAAAGAGACGGACAGGAAGCGGTGAGGAGCGAGCGGTCATCAGGGGGCGGGTCAGCGCTGGACATCAGTCTGTTCGCCCCGCTAGACTCGTCAGAGGAcggggaggaagaggaggagagaccgctgtcacacacacacccggccTGCTGGTCCTGTGCTCCgg ATCAGGATGAACACGTCGTTTCTCCTCAGAAACGACGGAGGGGACGTCGGAAACGGGCGAAACAAACTCGACCAAGACGCCACGGAGATCCTGCAGCTCAGTCTGGG ATGAGAACGACGGAGGAAACGGACGACACGGACGAGCTTCCTGACCACGCCCCTCCTGAGAAATGTGCCAAGTCCACGCTCTGGGACGTCCCCTCTCGTAAGACGGCTCGCCCCGGCGTCTGGAAATACTTTGAGTATTTTATAAACCCAGAAGGCGAGCTGGAGGATTACGGCTTTCCGACATGTAAACTGTGCCAGCTGAAGGTGGCGTGTAAAAGAGGAAACACGTCCAACATGCTGCGGCATCTGCAGGAACATCACGCCTTCGCCTACCGAGAAGCCAAG agagcagACAGCCTGTGGCTCGACTCGGACTCGTCCGATTCGGACATGAAGGTGGAGTCGGACGAGCAGAACGTGACGTCCGAGTGGTTCGGTGTggtgagacagagtgaagatgatgacgatgaagatGCAGACTACTCCGAGTACAGAGTCCCGTCCGCTCCGAGGAGGAAGAGGCAGGTCCGGTCAGCCGTGTGGAAGTACTTTCGTTACGACGAGGACAGAAGGCCGAGCTGTAAGATCTGCGGCTGGAAGCTCACTGAGGGATCTTCAGGCAGCACCAGCAACATGAGGCATCATCTGCAGAGTCTGCATCAGATCGTGTGTCCACTCACTAAG tctGCTGGTCTCATAATAACACTACCCGAAGGAGACGAGACCCTTAAACTGTACCCGCCCACAACACCACGCAAATCAGCGGTATGGAAACTGTTCGGCTTCATCATGAACAGCGAAGGCGTGCTGGAGGAGAACAGCTTCCCCATCTGCAGGCTGTGCCATCAAGTCGTCGCGTCCAAAGACGGAAACACGTCCAACATGTACAGTCACCTGCAGCACCATCACCAAGCCGTGTACGCGGAGCTGAAG CACACGATGGCTCCTGCAGGAGCAGAGCAGAGACCGGACCTGTCTCCTGAGGCCAATGAGCTCCATCCTCCTGTAAAACGCAGAAACTCACCTGTTTGGAAATATTTTGGATTTGCTAAAAGCCCAGAGGGCGAGTTAAAGGAGGACGGATTCCCTCTGTGTAAAATGTGCCATCGGAGAGTCGCAGCTAAAGACGGAACCACGTCCAACATGCTGAACCACCTGCGGCGCCACCACCAGGCTGAGTATGAAGAAGTGAAG CTGGCAAACGAAACGCTGCCTCCGAGTCGTTCAGATGAAGCAAATGACCTTCCTGAGCTGTTTCCCCCCAGCATTGTCCCTCTGTCCCCCGTCTGGGATTACTTCGGCTACCCCAAAAACGCAGACGGCGTGATCGAGGAGAACGAACGTCCCAAGTGTAAAGCGTGCCGACAGTCCATCGTCTCCAAGCAGGGCATTTTATCCAACATGCTGCGCCACCTGAAGTTCTACCACGACTCTTTATTCGAGGAGCTAAAATCCAGGACCGGATGGCGCAGGTACAGGCCTTATAAGGAGAGGAGCCGAGCTCCGCCCATTCAGGCCAACCCGGAAGAGCTGTACCCACCCAAAATGGCTCTGAAATCAGGCGTCTGGAAACATTTCGGATACCTGAGGAACTCGAAGGGCGTGGTCGTGCCGGACGGCTTCCCCATCTGTAAACTGTGCCTGAGAAAAGTCAGCACACCGAGAGGATGTACCACCAACATGATGGTCCATCTCCAGAGATACCACACCACCGAGTTCACAGACATGAAG CTGACCGGCGACGATAACGACGACCAAACACACCCAGAGACCGGAGATCCAGGCCCGCTGTCAGACCTCTGCCCGCCTCAGGACGTCTTGGAGCCCGTGTGGGAGCATTTCGGATACCTGAAAGACGTAGACGGGGTCGTCCAGGTGGACGGGCAGCCGACGTGTAAACTCTGTGGCGTTAAAGTTTCCTGCCCCGGCGAGAGCACAAAATACCTCTACAGGCATCTGTGGAAAAAACACAACGCCGTGTACCTCGACGTCAAG GTAGCCACCAGTTCCTTCAGAGGACAGGACGGACTGGTGGCCCCGGTCCTTTTCCCACCGACACACAGGGTGAAGTCTGCAGTCTGGGAACATTTCGGCTACCTGAAGGACGCGGAGGGGACGGTGGTCTGCGACGGCTTCCCCATATGCAAAACCTGCTACTTAAACGTTTCGGCTAAAGGAGGAAACACCACCAATATGTTCAAACACCTCAAAGATCATCACAAGTCCATTTACGATGAAATCAGG CCGACCGGTCCTGAGGAGACGGTTCACGACCAGACGTCTTCGATCCTCTACGCTCCTGATGGACAGAACTCCAAAGTGTGGGAGCATTTCGGGTATCTCAGGAATGCGGACGGGACCCTGATAGAAGATGGAGCTCCAGCTTGTAAGATCTGCGGCGTGAAGGTGACGTGGGACGGCGAGTCCACGTCCAACATGATGAAACACCTGCAGGAGAACCATGAAGACGTGCACGCTGAATCGCAG GAAGCTCCCAGTAACCCGAGGACGGAAGACGAGCCCGAGCTTCCCGAGCTTCACCCCCCCACTCAGAACGCCTATCCCGTCTGGGAACATTTCGGGTTCCTGAAGGACGCAGAAGGTTCCGTCGTGTTTGACGGCTTCCCCATCTGCAAAATCTGTCGCCAGAGAGTGGAGTCCAAAGACGGAGACACGAGGAACATGTTCCACCACTTGAAGGCGAATCATCTGCACGTGTACCAGCAGATCACG GCGGCGATTGATAAACGTGTTTATAAAGCGTTGGAGCTGTGTCCACCTAACGGCCGGCAGGTCGACGTCAGGCTGTGGGATCATTTCGGTTATCCTAAAAACTCAGACGGTGAGGTTGAAGATGACGGATCTCCGGTGTGTAAAATCTGCCTTCAGAAGCTCACGGTGTCCTCCAGAGGAGCAAACCTCACCACCAGCATGCTGAGGCACCTGCGGAGGAACCACCAGTCTGTTTACGAGGAGGTTCAG gaggCGATCGGAGCCTGGAGACCTGAGTGTAATAATGAGAAGCTCGAGCTTTTCCCACCCACACAGAACGTCACGTCCTCCGTGTGGGAGCATTTTGGATACCTAAAAGACGCAGAGGGGACGGTGGTCTGTGACGGCTTCCCCATATGTAAATTATGTCACCAAAAAGTTCCTTCTAAAGGAGGAAACACCACCAACATGTTCAAACACCTCAAAGACTGCCATCGGAGCGTCTACAGTGAAATCCGA tctgcgGTGACTAACGAGGTGTTCGAGGACCTTTGCTCGGCCGCCGCCCTCCACCCCCCCAGCGCCCCGTGTGAGCCGACGATCTGGGAACATTTCGGATATCGCAAAAACTCCGACGGAGAGGTGGAAGAGGACGGAGCGCCGTTCTGTAAACTCTGTCTCAGAAAGTTAGTGTCCAGAGGAGAGACGACGAGAAACATGAGGCAGCACCTTAAAGAGAACCACAACACTGTGTACACGGAACCTGAG GAAGTACTGAGCTCGTTAGTCTTGGAGCTGGACTCGGGCACTTCGGACCTTCATCCTCCGACCCGGAAAGTGAAATCGGCCGTGTGGAAGTTTTTCGGTTACCCGAGAGACACGGCAGGGTTGGTCCTGAGCGACGGCTTCCCCATCTGCAAACTCTGCCAGAAGAAAGTGTCTGCTAAAGGAGGGAACACCACCAACATGTTCACACACCTCCGAGATTATCACCGCACGACGTATAACGAGATCAAG GCCACGTTTGACCCTGTGAGGACCGAGAATGAGCAGGAACCTGTGGAGCTTCACCTCCCAACAACAGACGCCTTGTCGCCCGTCTGGAAATATTTCGGATACCCGAAAAACGCAGACGGGGCTGTGGTGTGTGACGGCTGCCCCCTGTGCAGACTGTGTCAGCTGAAAGTGACGGCGAAAGGAGGAAGTACCACTAACATGCTCATGCACCTGAGAGCCTACCACCTGGATGTGTACAAGGAAGTCAAG CCAGCCGTTACAAAAAAGTCCATCTACAGACCCTTTGAACTCCATCCACCGAGCGGCCAAGATGACATCAAGTTATGGGATCACTTTGGATATCAGAAAAGCGCAGACGGTGAGCTGAAGGACGACGGAGCCCCGATCTGTAAAATCTGCCTTCGGAAAATGATCAAACCCCCGACGGGCGGGACGCCGACCACCAACATGCTGAGGCACCTTCGTAAAAAACACCAGTCTGTGTATAACGAAGTGCAG GAAGCCATCACCACCCTCAGAACAGCGTGGGGTATCGAACCACCGGAGCTCCACCCACCAACTCAGAACGTCACATCTGCGGTCTGGCAGTATTTCGGCTACCTGAAGGACGCAGACGGCTCGGTCGTGTGCGACGACTTTCCCATCTGCAAACTGTGTCAACAGAAAGTAGCTTCTAAGCGACGGTGCACtacaaacatgtttaaacaCCTGAAGGATTACCACCGAACCGTCTACGACGAGGTCCGG agcgcGGTTACGAGCGAGACGTTTGAAGATCTCTCCCTGCCGTCTGACCTCCATCCTCCCAGCGGACAGTACAACCTCAAACTGTGGGAGTATTTCGGATATCGTAAGTCGACAGACGGCGACCTGGTGGAAGACGGAGCACCGATCTGTAAGCTCTGCTTCCGGAAGCTGATCTCTAAAGGCGAGACGACGACGAACATGATGCAGCACCTTAAAGAGAATCACAACGCCGTCTACACCGACGTGCAG AGGGAAGTAAACCCCTTCACCATCGGAGGCGCCACTGAGCTCCCTGAGCTTCATCCACCTGAACACAGAGTGAGGTCCGGTGTCTGGAAACATTTCGGCTACCTGAGGGACACGGAGGGTCCTGCCGACTGCGCCGGCTTCCCCATCTGCAAGATCTGCCGTTCAAAAGTGTCCAATAAGGGGAAAGTCACGGCCAACATGACCGCACACCTCAAAGACCATCACAGGAACGTCTACGACGACCTCAAG aTCCCAGACAGAAGACCCAAAGTGGTGTTGGCTGAAAATCTCCCAGAACTTTATCCACCATCCAAACAGCCGTTGTCTCCGATCTGGGAACATTTCGGACTCCCCAAAAACGCAGACGGAGCGATCGAAGAGGACGGATGCCCCGTGTGCAGGATCTGTGGCAAAAAGGTTTCAAGCCAAGACGGAAGGAAAATGATCAGACATCTGCACTTCTGCCATTTCTCCGTATATGAAGAGTTAAAG AACGCAATTAGAGCTTCCAAGTTGGGGGTGGACGCAGGAGGACAACCCACCGACCTCCACCCTCCCTCCAAGAGCGTCCGGTCGTCCGTCTGGGAATATTTCGGGTACCTGAAGAATCCGGACGGTACGATTAACGTGGACGGACGACCGATCTGCAAGATGTGCTTCCATAAAGTGTCCAGTCACGGAGGAAACACCACCAACATGTTCAAGCACCTGGAGGACAAACATGGGCTTagtcaatag
- the LOC132862355 gene encoding uncharacterized protein LOC132862355 isoform X3: MRTTEETDDTDELPDHAPPEKCAKSTLWDVPSRKTARPGVWKYFEYFINPEGELEDYGFPTCKLCQLKVACKRGNTSNMLRHLQEHHAFAYREAKRADSLWLDSDSSDSDMKVESDEQNVTSEWFGVVRQSEDDDDEDADYSEYRVPSAPRRKRQVRSAVWKYFRYDEDRRPSCKICGWKLTEGSSGSTSNMRHHLQSLHQIVCPLTKSAGLIITLPEGDETLKLYPPTTPRKSAVWKLFGFIMNSEGVLEENSFPICRLCHQVVASKDGNTSNMYSHLQHHHQAVYAELKHTMAPAGAEQRPDLSPEANELHPPVKRRNSPVWKYFGFAKSPEGELKEDGFPLCKMCHRRVAAKDGTTSNMLNHLRRHHQAEYEEVKLANETLPPSRSDEANDLPELFPPSIVPLSPVWDYFGYPKNADGVIEENERPKCKACRQSIVSKQGILSNMLRHLKFYHDSLFEELKSRTGWRRYRPYKERSRAPPIQANPEELYPPKMALKSGVWKHFGYLRNSKGVVVPDGFPICKLCLRKVSTPRGCTTNMMVHLQRYHTTEFTDMKLTGDDNDDQTHPETGDPGPLSDLCPPQDVLEPVWEHFGYLKDVDGVVQVDGQPTCKLCGVKVSCPGESTKYLYRHLWKKHNAVYLDVKVATSSFRGQDGLVAPVLFPPTHRVKSAVWEHFGYLKDAEGTVVCDGFPICKTCYLNVSAKGGNTTNMFKHLKDHHKSIYDEIRPTGPEETVHDQTSSILYAPDGQNSKVWEHFGYLRNADGTLIEDGAPACKICGVKVTWDGESTSNMMKHLQENHEDVHAESQEAPSNPRTEDEPELPELHPPTQNAYPVWEHFGFLKDAEGSVVFDGFPICKICRQRVESKDGDTRNMFHHLKANHLHVYQQITAAIDKRVYKALELCPPNGRQVDVRLWDHFGYPKNSDGEVEDDGSPVCKICLQKLTVSSRGANLTTSMLRHLRRNHQSVYEEVQEAIGAWRPECNNEKLELFPPTQNVTSSVWEHFGYLKDAEGTVVCDGFPICKLCHQKVPSKGGNTTNMFKHLKDCHRSVYSEIRSAVTNEVFEDLCSAAALHPPSAPCEPTIWEHFGYRKNSDGEVEEDGAPFCKLCLRKLVSRGETTRNMRQHLKENHNTVYTEPEEVLSSLVLELDSGTSDLHPPTRKVKSAVWKFFGYPRDTAGLVLSDGFPICKLCQKKVSAKGGNTTNMFTHLRDYHRTTYNEIKATFDPVRTENEQEPVELHLPTTDALSPVWKYFGYPKNADGAVVCDGCPLCRLCQLKVTAKGGSTTNMLMHLRAYHLDVYKEVKPAVTKKSIYRPFELHPPSGQDDIKLWDHFGYQKSADGELKDDGAPICKICLRKMIKPPTGGTPTTNMLRHLRKKHQSVYNEVQEAITTLRTAWGIEPPELHPPTQNVTSAVWQYFGYLKDADGSVVCDDFPICKLCQQKVASKRRCTTNMFKHLKDYHRTVYDEVRSAVTSETFEDLSLPSDLHPPSGQYNLKLWEYFGYRKSTDGDLVEDGAPICKLCFRKLISKGETTTNMMQHLKENHNAVYTDVQREVNPFTIGGATELPELHPPEHRVRSGVWKHFGYLRDTEGPADCAGFPICKICRSKVSNKGKVTANMTAHLKDHHRNVYDDLKIPDRRPKVVLAENLPELYPPSKQPLSPIWEHFGLPKNADGAIEEDGCPVCRICGKKVSSQDGRKMIRHLHFCHFSVYEELKNAIRASKLGVDAGGQPTDLHPPSKSVRSSVWEYFGYLKNPDGTINVDGRPICKMCFHKVSSHGGNTTNMFKHLEDKHGLSQ, translated from the exons ATGAGAACGACGGAGGAAACGGACGACACGGACGAGCTTCCTGACCACGCCCCTCCTGAGAAATGTGCCAAGTCCACGCTCTGGGACGTCCCCTCTCGTAAGACGGCTCGCCCCGGCGTCTGGAAATACTTTGAGTATTTTATAAACCCAGAAGGCGAGCTGGAGGATTACGGCTTTCCGACATGTAAACTGTGCCAGCTGAAGGTGGCGTGTAAAAGAGGAAACACGTCCAACATGCTGCGGCATCTGCAGGAACATCACGCCTTCGCCTACCGAGAAGCCAAG agagcagACAGCCTGTGGCTCGACTCGGACTCGTCCGATTCGGACATGAAGGTGGAGTCGGACGAGCAGAACGTGACGTCCGAGTGGTTCGGTGTggtgagacagagtgaagatgatgacgatgaagatGCAGACTACTCCGAGTACAGAGTCCCGTCCGCTCCGAGGAGGAAGAGGCAGGTCCGGTCAGCCGTGTGGAAGTACTTTCGTTACGACGAGGACAGAAGGCCGAGCTGTAAGATCTGCGGCTGGAAGCTCACTGAGGGATCTTCAGGCAGCACCAGCAACATGAGGCATCATCTGCAGAGTCTGCATCAGATCGTGTGTCCACTCACTAAG tctGCTGGTCTCATAATAACACTACCCGAAGGAGACGAGACCCTTAAACTGTACCCGCCCACAACACCACGCAAATCAGCGGTATGGAAACTGTTCGGCTTCATCATGAACAGCGAAGGCGTGCTGGAGGAGAACAGCTTCCCCATCTGCAGGCTGTGCCATCAAGTCGTCGCGTCCAAAGACGGAAACACGTCCAACATGTACAGTCACCTGCAGCACCATCACCAAGCCGTGTACGCGGAGCTGAAG CACACGATGGCTCCTGCAGGAGCAGAGCAGAGACCGGACCTGTCTCCTGAGGCCAATGAGCTCCATCCTCCTGTAAAACGCAGAAACTCACCTGTTTGGAAATATTTTGGATTTGCTAAAAGCCCAGAGGGCGAGTTAAAGGAGGACGGATTCCCTCTGTGTAAAATGTGCCATCGGAGAGTCGCAGCTAAAGACGGAACCACGTCCAACATGCTGAACCACCTGCGGCGCCACCACCAGGCTGAGTATGAAGAAGTGAAG CTGGCAAACGAAACGCTGCCTCCGAGTCGTTCAGATGAAGCAAATGACCTTCCTGAGCTGTTTCCCCCCAGCATTGTCCCTCTGTCCCCCGTCTGGGATTACTTCGGCTACCCCAAAAACGCAGACGGCGTGATCGAGGAGAACGAACGTCCCAAGTGTAAAGCGTGCCGACAGTCCATCGTCTCCAAGCAGGGCATTTTATCCAACATGCTGCGCCACCTGAAGTTCTACCACGACTCTTTATTCGAGGAGCTAAAATCCAGGACCGGATGGCGCAGGTACAGGCCTTATAAGGAGAGGAGCCGAGCTCCGCCCATTCAGGCCAACCCGGAAGAGCTGTACCCACCCAAAATGGCTCTGAAATCAGGCGTCTGGAAACATTTCGGATACCTGAGGAACTCGAAGGGCGTGGTCGTGCCGGACGGCTTCCCCATCTGTAAACTGTGCCTGAGAAAAGTCAGCACACCGAGAGGATGTACCACCAACATGATGGTCCATCTCCAGAGATACCACACCACCGAGTTCACAGACATGAAG CTGACCGGCGACGATAACGACGACCAAACACACCCAGAGACCGGAGATCCAGGCCCGCTGTCAGACCTCTGCCCGCCTCAGGACGTCTTGGAGCCCGTGTGGGAGCATTTCGGATACCTGAAAGACGTAGACGGGGTCGTCCAGGTGGACGGGCAGCCGACGTGTAAACTCTGTGGCGTTAAAGTTTCCTGCCCCGGCGAGAGCACAAAATACCTCTACAGGCATCTGTGGAAAAAACACAACGCCGTGTACCTCGACGTCAAG GTAGCCACCAGTTCCTTCAGAGGACAGGACGGACTGGTGGCCCCGGTCCTTTTCCCACCGACACACAGGGTGAAGTCTGCAGTCTGGGAACATTTCGGCTACCTGAAGGACGCGGAGGGGACGGTGGTCTGCGACGGCTTCCCCATATGCAAAACCTGCTACTTAAACGTTTCGGCTAAAGGAGGAAACACCACCAATATGTTCAAACACCTCAAAGATCATCACAAGTCCATTTACGATGAAATCAGG CCGACCGGTCCTGAGGAGACGGTTCACGACCAGACGTCTTCGATCCTCTACGCTCCTGATGGACAGAACTCCAAAGTGTGGGAGCATTTCGGGTATCTCAGGAATGCGGACGGGACCCTGATAGAAGATGGAGCTCCAGCTTGTAAGATCTGCGGCGTGAAGGTGACGTGGGACGGCGAGTCCACGTCCAACATGATGAAACACCTGCAGGAGAACCATGAAGACGTGCACGCTGAATCGCAG GAAGCTCCCAGTAACCCGAGGACGGAAGACGAGCCCGAGCTTCCCGAGCTTCACCCCCCCACTCAGAACGCCTATCCCGTCTGGGAACATTTCGGGTTCCTGAAGGACGCAGAAGGTTCCGTCGTGTTTGACGGCTTCCCCATCTGCAAAATCTGTCGCCAGAGAGTGGAGTCCAAAGACGGAGACACGAGGAACATGTTCCACCACTTGAAGGCGAATCATCTGCACGTGTACCAGCAGATCACG GCGGCGATTGATAAACGTGTTTATAAAGCGTTGGAGCTGTGTCCACCTAACGGCCGGCAGGTCGACGTCAGGCTGTGGGATCATTTCGGTTATCCTAAAAACTCAGACGGTGAGGTTGAAGATGACGGATCTCCGGTGTGTAAAATCTGCCTTCAGAAGCTCACGGTGTCCTCCAGAGGAGCAAACCTCACCACCAGCATGCTGAGGCACCTGCGGAGGAACCACCAGTCTGTTTACGAGGAGGTTCAG gaggCGATCGGAGCCTGGAGACCTGAGTGTAATAATGAGAAGCTCGAGCTTTTCCCACCCACACAGAACGTCACGTCCTCCGTGTGGGAGCATTTTGGATACCTAAAAGACGCAGAGGGGACGGTGGTCTGTGACGGCTTCCCCATATGTAAATTATGTCACCAAAAAGTTCCTTCTAAAGGAGGAAACACCACCAACATGTTCAAACACCTCAAAGACTGCCATCGGAGCGTCTACAGTGAAATCCGA tctgcgGTGACTAACGAGGTGTTCGAGGACCTTTGCTCGGCCGCCGCCCTCCACCCCCCCAGCGCCCCGTGTGAGCCGACGATCTGGGAACATTTCGGATATCGCAAAAACTCCGACGGAGAGGTGGAAGAGGACGGAGCGCCGTTCTGTAAACTCTGTCTCAGAAAGTTAGTGTCCAGAGGAGAGACGACGAGAAACATGAGGCAGCACCTTAAAGAGAACCACAACACTGTGTACACGGAACCTGAG GAAGTACTGAGCTCGTTAGTCTTGGAGCTGGACTCGGGCACTTCGGACCTTCATCCTCCGACCCGGAAAGTGAAATCGGCCGTGTGGAAGTTTTTCGGTTACCCGAGAGACACGGCAGGGTTGGTCCTGAGCGACGGCTTCCCCATCTGCAAACTCTGCCAGAAGAAAGTGTCTGCTAAAGGAGGGAACACCACCAACATGTTCACACACCTCCGAGATTATCACCGCACGACGTATAACGAGATCAAG GCCACGTTTGACCCTGTGAGGACCGAGAATGAGCAGGAACCTGTGGAGCTTCACCTCCCAACAACAGACGCCTTGTCGCCCGTCTGGAAATATTTCGGATACCCGAAAAACGCAGACGGGGCTGTGGTGTGTGACGGCTGCCCCCTGTGCAGACTGTGTCAGCTGAAAGTGACGGCGAAAGGAGGAAGTACCACTAACATGCTCATGCACCTGAGAGCCTACCACCTGGATGTGTACAAGGAAGTCAAG CCAGCCGTTACAAAAAAGTCCATCTACAGACCCTTTGAACTCCATCCACCGAGCGGCCAAGATGACATCAAGTTATGGGATCACTTTGGATATCAGAAAAGCGCAGACGGTGAGCTGAAGGACGACGGAGCCCCGATCTGTAAAATCTGCCTTCGGAAAATGATCAAACCCCCGACGGGCGGGACGCCGACCACCAACATGCTGAGGCACCTTCGTAAAAAACACCAGTCTGTGTATAACGAAGTGCAG GAAGCCATCACCACCCTCAGAACAGCGTGGGGTATCGAACCACCGGAGCTCCACCCACCAACTCAGAACGTCACATCTGCGGTCTGGCAGTATTTCGGCTACCTGAAGGACGCAGACGGCTCGGTCGTGTGCGACGACTTTCCCATCTGCAAACTGTGTCAACAGAAAGTAGCTTCTAAGCGACGGTGCACtacaaacatgtttaaacaCCTGAAGGATTACCACCGAACCGTCTACGACGAGGTCCGG agcgcGGTTACGAGCGAGACGTTTGAAGATCTCTCCCTGCCGTCTGACCTCCATCCTCCCAGCGGACAGTACAACCTCAAACTGTGGGAGTATTTCGGATATCGTAAGTCGACAGACGGCGACCTGGTGGAAGACGGAGCACCGATCTGTAAGCTCTGCTTCCGGAAGCTGATCTCTAAAGGCGAGACGACGACGAACATGATGCAGCACCTTAAAGAGAATCACAACGCCGTCTACACCGACGTGCAG AGGGAAGTAAACCCCTTCACCATCGGAGGCGCCACTGAGCTCCCTGAGCTTCATCCACCTGAACACAGAGTGAGGTCCGGTGTCTGGAAACATTTCGGCTACCTGAGGGACACGGAGGGTCCTGCCGACTGCGCCGGCTTCCCCATCTGCAAGATCTGCCGTTCAAAAGTGTCCAATAAGGGGAAAGTCACGGCCAACATGACCGCACACCTCAAAGACCATCACAGGAACGTCTACGACGACCTCAAG aTCCCAGACAGAAGACCCAAAGTGGTGTTGGCTGAAAATCTCCCAGAACTTTATCCACCATCCAAACAGCCGTTGTCTCCGATCTGGGAACATTTCGGACTCCCCAAAAACGCAGACGGAGCGATCGAAGAGGACGGATGCCCCGTGTGCAGGATCTGTGGCAAAAAGGTTTCAAGCCAAGACGGAAGGAAAATGATCAGACATCTGCACTTCTGCCATTTCTCCGTATATGAAGAGTTAAAG AACGCAATTAGAGCTTCCAAGTTGGGGGTGGACGCAGGAGGACAACCCACCGACCTCCACCCTCCCTCCAAGAGCGTCCGGTCGTCCGTCTGGGAATATTTCGGGTACCTGAAGAATCCGGACGGTACGATTAACGTGGACGGACGACCGATCTGCAAGATGTGCTTCCATAAAGTGTCCAGTCACGGAGGAAACACCACCAACATGTTCAAGCACCTGGAGGACAAACATGGGCTTagtcaatag